The following coding sequences lie in one Nycticebus coucang isolate mNycCou1 chromosome 20, mNycCou1.pri, whole genome shotgun sequence genomic window:
- the LOC128572701 gene encoding olfactory receptor 2B11 codes for MKSDNQSFLEESPENFILLGVSDRPWLELPLFVVLLVSYILAILGNIAIMLVSRLDPQLHSPMYIFLGHLAFLDLCYTTTTVPQMLVNMGSSKKTISYGGCTVQYAIFHWLGCTECVVLAAMALDRYVAICKPLHYAIIMHRALCQQLVAVAWLSGFSNSLVQVVLTVQLPFCGRQVLNNFFCEVPAMIKLSCADTAVNDATLAVLVAFFVLVPLALILLSYGFISRAVLRIQSSKGRRKAFGTCSSHLVVVSLFYLPAIYMYLQPPSSYSQEQGKFISLFYSIITPTLNPFIYTLRNKDVKGALKRLLARIWRLCRR; via the coding sequence ATGAAAAGTGACAACCAGAGCTTCTTGGAGGAGTCCCCTGAGAACTTCATCCTGCTGGGTGTTTCTGACAGGCCATGGCTGGAGCTCCCTCTCTTTGTGGTCCTCCTGGTGTCCTACATACTGGCCATTTTGGGGAACATTGCCATCATGCTGGTGTCCCGGCTGGATCCCCAACTCCACAGCCCCATGTACATCTTCCTTGGCCACCTGGCCTTCCTGGACCTCTGTTACACCACCACCACAGTCCCTCAGATGCTGGTCAACATGGGCAGTTCCAAGAAGACCATCAGCTACGGTGGCTGCACAGTGCAGTATGCAATTTTCCACTGGTTGGGATGCACTGAGTGCGTTGTCTTGGCCGCCATGGCCCTGGACCGCTacgtggccatctgcaagccccTCCATTATGCCATTATCATGCACCGTGCTCTCTGTCAGCAGCTCGTGGCTGTGGCCTGGCTCAGTGGCTTCAGCAACTCCCTTGTGCAGGTGGTCCTAACAGTGCAATTGCCTTTCTGTGGGCGGCAGGTGCTGAACAACTTCTTCTGCGAGGTGCCAGCCATGATCAAGCTGTCATGTGCTGACACGGCTGTGAATGACGCCACACTGGCTGTGCTGGTGGCCTTCTTTGTGCTGGTCCCCCTCGCCCTCATCCTTCTCTCCTATGGCTTTATCTCCCGTGCTGTGCTCAGAATCCAGTCGTCCAAAGGACGGCGTAAGGCCTTTGGGACCTGTTCTTCCCACTTGGTGGTGGTCTCCCTTTTCTACCTACCTGCCATCTACATGTACCTGCAGCCCCCTTCTAGCTACTCCCAAGAGCAGGGCAAGTTCATTTCCCTTTTCTATTCCATAATTACTCCCACCCTCAATCCCTTTATCTACACACTGAGAAATAAAGATGTGAAGGGAGCTCTGAAAAGACTTCTGGCACGGATTTGGAGGCTCTGCCGAAGATGA
- the LOC128572698 gene encoding LOW QUALITY PROTEIN: peroxisome proliferator-activated receptor gamma coactivator-related protein 1-like (The sequence of the model RefSeq protein was modified relative to this genomic sequence to represent the inferred CDS: inserted 4 bases in 4 codons; deleted 2 bases in 2 codons; substituted 3 bases at 3 genomic stop codons) produces the protein MAARLGWRDGVAPAPGRGPGPEPGGGVRSSRWRNRSQAPYGTLGAVSGGEQSLKTTATILLHEEGSDSGFVSLPWLGPSPRDKDLEMEELMLQNETLLGTMQSYMDASIISLIEDFGSLGETRLSLEEQNEVSLLTALMEILDNADFENLSPFDSIPDSEMLVSPREGSSLHKLLTLSRTPPERDLITPFDSLGPNTGSSRVSGVEMSLTDPPWDFSSPSFLKTSSPKLPSWRPSRSRPRWGQSLPPQQRSDGEEEEDVASFSGQILVGEIDNSVSSISDFPMHLACPEEEDKPITAEMVVPATSDESISSLSELMCAMHTYCLPNLTHLTSLEDELQEQPDDLTLPEGXVVLEIVGQAATAGDDLEIPVVVQQMPPGPQSVLLDDSLETSTALQILMXMLESETDLALPKVTLCPEKEGSLLDSEEKLNSACLLESREVMEPVVPKGLQNPPANGGLGCQRARKGRRKKKKEQPAACVESYTRRLRSSSRGQSTVATEGISQAGNLQKQPQEQLQREIGPLQGRGKAWAWARAWAAALEKSSSENLERSGGKGSPSKESPLDLYPKLVDTVQANHVPARLSLVDSAQVGSMPVDSIEADPTAVDSVLSDPDPDPVLVELASVSSELVDPLSADPVLIDPVLADSATVDPAVEVSISDNLPPVDAAPSDPAPVDPVPSDVAPVDLVLIKSRPTDPRRGAVSSAQGSPAPQLLLDAESLDSPKVIIPEVKEIVGPLKVESSAIVTAQEARPRPLRLSEYWRRRQQCQAEAEERSPQPPAGRWPSLPETPTGLADIPGLVLLPAPAKKTALQRSPEAPPEASFGPMGPNLASPSPEPPADKPISSNPTEQVPSQEMLQLTRLSLPIQSMSPVAAMPTPLPFPPGGLGMPPSLPPPPLEPPTLPVSMGRALSDPYTHYVPVPPWPCYPPVSPSGYPCLPPPPPVPIMSGTPGTYAVPPTCSVPWVPPPAPVLPYSSSCTYGPLGWGPEPQHPPFWSAVPPPPLPPTSVGRAVPPSKKETSGILAGPPVPMAPLLSLGPAGHGASQVEPTKVEVKPMPASPHVKHKVSSPVQSPQMKNLCCVSAESVAIEEHTSERPKPETQETRPREKSPSPATKAVPTRRQSXVPKLPAVHPARLRKLSFLPTPCSHGPKDVVQAFISETGIEASDLSSLLEQFDKSEAKKECSPLAPADNLAVGNSGIDTPQEKRPLDHLQAPELANVAGLTPPATPLHQLWKPLAAVSLLAKAKYPKSTAQEGTLKPEGVTEAKHPAVVRLQEGVHGPSPVHVGSGDHDYCVQSRIPPKRXPALVIPEVGSXWNTKRHQDITIKPVLSLGSAVPLPPCIPASQEPLDHRTSNEQADPSAPCLAPSALLSPEASPCWNDMNTRTPSVKQRSVRCYQKACRSASPPSWGWQGLRGHSSHSVSSGSNRTSKASSSSSSXSSSSSXSRSMSLSPPHKRWQRSSCSSSGRPRRCSSSSSSLSSSSSSSSPSSSRSHSRSPSPRRRSDRRLRYSSYHSHDHYQRQRVLQKERAIEERRVVFIGKIPGRMTHSELKQRFSVFGEIEECTIHFRVQGDNYGFVTYRYAEEAFATIESGHKLRQPDEQPFDLCFGGCRQFCKRSYSDLDSNREDFDPAPIKSKFDSLDFDTLLKQAQKNLWR, from the exons ATGGCGGCGCGCCTGGGATGGAGAGATGGAGTCGCGCCGGCTCCGGGTAGGGGCCCCGGCCCAGAGCCTGGTGGTGGGGTCCGCAGCAGCCGGTGGAGGAATCGAAGCCAAGCGCCTTATGGGACCTTGGGCGCTGTGAGCGGCGGGGAGCA ATCCTTGAAAACTACTGCTACCATACTGCTGCACGAAGAGGGGAGTGATTCTGGCTTTGTTAGTCTGCCTTGGCTAGGCCCATCTCCGAGGGACAAGGACCTAGAAATGGAGGAGCTGATGCTACAGAATGAGACACTGCTGGGGACCATGCAGAGCTACATGGACGCCTCCATCATCTCCCTCATTGAGGATTTTGGGAGCCTTGGAGAAACCAGGTTATCTCTGGAGGAACAGAATGAAGTGTCACTGCTCACGGCTCTGATGGAGATCTTGGACAATGCAGATTTTGAGAACCTGTCTCCATTTGACAGCATTCCTGACTCAGAGATGCTTGTGTCACCTCGGGAGGGCTCCTCTCTGCACAAGCTACTCACGCTTTCTCGGACACCTCCAGAACGTGATCTCATCACTCCATTTGACTCACTGGGGCCCAACACAGGGAGCAGTAGAGTGAGTGGGGTGGAAATGTCTCTCACAGATCCCCCTTGGGACTTTTCCTCACCCTCTTTTCTGAAGACCTCTTCCCCCAAGCTTCCTAGTTGGAGACCCTCAAGATCAAGACCACGTTGGGGACAATCCCTTCCTCCCCAGCAGCGTAGTGAtggagaagaagaggaggatgtGGCCAGCTTCAGTGGCCAGATTCTTGTTGGGGAGATTGACAACTCTGTGAGCAGCATCTCAGACTTCCCCATGCATCTGGCCTGCCCTGAGGAAGAAGATAAACCAATAACAGCAGAGATGGTAGTGCCAGCAACTAGCGATGAGAGCATCTCCTCCCTGAGTGAGTTGATGTGTGCCATGCACACATATTGCCTGCCCAACCTTACCCACCTGACATCACTTGAGGATGAGCTTCAGGAGCAGCCAGATGATTTGACACTGCCTGAGG TTGTGGTGCTAGAAATAGTGGGGCAGGCAGCCACAGCTGGTGATGATCTGGAGATTCCAGTTGTGGTGCAGCAGATGCCTCCCGGACCCCAGTCTGTGCTTCTGGATGACTCACTAGAGACTAGTACTGCCTTGCAGATTCTCA CAATGCTGGAGTCAGAGACAGACCTTGCCTTGCCCAAGGTAACCCTCTGCCCTGAAAAAGAGGGATCATTACTGGACTCAGAGGAAAAGCTGAACTCGGCCTGTTTGTTGGAGTCCAGAGAGGTCATGGAGCCAGTGGTACCCAAGGGGCTTCAGAACCCACCTGCCAATGGAGGGCTGGGTTGCCAGAGAGCTAGAAAGggcaggaggaagaagaagaaggagcaGCCAGCAGCCTGTGTGGAAAGCTATACCAGGAGGTTGAGGTCATCCTCTCGTGGACAGTCTACTGTGGCTACAGAAGGAATTTCTCAGGCAGGCAACTTGCAGAAACAGCCTCAGGAGCAACTTCAGAGAGAAATTGGGCCTTTGCAGGGTAGGGGGAAGGCCTGGGCTTGGGCTCGGGCCTGGGCAGCTGCCCTGGAGAAGTCTAGCTCTGAAAACTTGGAGAGAAGTGGTGGAAAAGGTAGTCCTTCTAAAGAAAGTCCTCTAGATCTGTACCCCAAGCTGGTTGACACTGTCCAAGCCAATCATGTCCCAGCCCGTCTCTCATTGGTTGACTCTGCTCAAGTGGGCTCTATGCCAGTTGACTCTATTGAAGCTGATCCCACTGCAGTTGACTCTGTTTTatctgaccctgaccctgaccctgtgtTGGTTGAGCTTGCTTCAGTCAGCTCAGAGCTGGTTGACCCTCTCTCAGCTGACCCAGTGCTGATTGACCCAGTCCTGGCTGACTCAGCAACAGTTGATCCTGCAGTGGAAGTTTCCATTTCAGATAACTTGCCACCAGTTGATGCTGCCCCATCTGATCCAGCACCAGTTGACCCTGTTCCCAGTGACGTGGCTCCAGTTGACCTTGTGTTAATTAAATCCAGACCAACTGATCCCAGACGTGGTGCAGTGTCATCAGCCCAAGGCAGTCCAGCCCCACAGCTCCTTCTGGATGCAGAGTCCTTGGACTCTCCAAAGGTCATCATCCCTGAAGTCAAGGAGATTGTGGGTCCTCTGAAGGTAGAAAGTAGTGCTATTGTCACAGCCCAGGAAGCCAGACCTCGGCCTCTTAGGCTATCTGAGTACTGGCGACGAAGGCAGCAATGTCaagcagaggcagaagagaggagTCCCCAGCCTCCAGCTGGGAGGTGGCCTAGCCTTCCAGAGACCCCCACAGGTCTGGCAGACATCCCTGGTCTTGTCCTCctaccagccccagccaagaagaCAGCTCTGCAGAGAAGCCCTGAAGCTCCCCCTGAGGCATCCTTTGGACCCATGGGTCCCAACCTTGCTTCTCCTAGTCCTGAGCCACCTGCAGACAAACCTATATCTTCAAATCCCACTGAGCAGGTGCCATCCCAAGAGATGCTACAGCTAACGAGACTTTCCCTTCCTATACAGTCCATGTCCCCTGTTGCAGCCATGCCTACTCCTCTGCCTTTTCCTCCAGGTGGGTTGGGCATGCCCCCTagtctgcctccacctcccttaGAGCCTCCTACTCTCCCGGTGTCTATGGGGCGAGCACTCTCTGATCCCTATACTCACTATGTCCCTGTGCCACCTTGGCCTTGTTATCCCCCTGTGTCACCTTCTGGCTATCCTtgtctgcccccccccccaccagtgCCCATAATGTCTGGTACTCCTGGCACCTATGCTGTGCCCCCCACTTGCAGTGTGCCTTGGGTACCTCCTCCTGCTCCAGTCTTACCTTATAGTTCCAGCTGTACCTATGGGCCCTTGGGATGGGGCCCAGAGCCGCAACATCCTCCGTTCTGGTCTGCTGTTCCTCCACCTCCTTTGCCTCCAACCTCTGTTGGGAGAGCTGTTCCTCCATCTAAGAAGGAGACCAGTGGCATTCTAGCTGGCCCTCCTGTGCCAATGGCTCCACTTCTCAGTCTTGGGCCAGCTGGCCATGGAGCTTCACAAGTAGAGCCTACCAAGGTGGAGGTCAAGCCAATGCCTGCATCTCCCCATGTGAAACATAAGGTATCCTCCCCGGTACAAAGCCCCCAGATGAAGAATCTGTGCTGTGTGTCTGCTGAAAGTGTGGCTATTGAGGAACATACATCAGAGAGGCCAAAGCCTGAGACCCAGGAGACCAGGCCCAGGGAGAAGTCTCCCTCTCCTGCTACCAAGGCTGTTCCCACACGAAGGCAGA ATGTCCCCAAGCTCCCAGCTGTCCACCCAGCCCGTCTAAGGAAACTGTCCTTCCTGCCTACCCCATGTTCCCATGGTCCTAAAGATGTGGTACAGGCTTTCATCAGTGAGACTGGAATTGAGGCATCAGACCTGTCCAGTCTGCTGGAGCAGTTTGACAAATCAGAAGCTAAAAAGGAGTGTTCTCCCCTGGCTCCTGCTGACAATTTGGCTGTAGGAAACTCAGGCATTGACACTCCCCAGGAGAAGAGGCCCCTAGACCACTTACAAGCCCCAGAACTGGCCAACGTAGCAGGGCTCACCCCTCCTGCTACCCCTCTCCACCAGTTATGGAAGCCCCTGGCTGCTGTCTCACTGCTGGCCAAAGCCAAATATCCTAAGTCCACCGCCCAGGAGGGAACCCTGAAGCCTGAAGGAGTTACAGAGGCCAAACATCCAGCTGTAGTCCGCCTCCAAGAAGGGGTCCATGGCCCTAGTCCAGTCCATGTGGGCTCT GGGGACCATGACTATTGTGTGCAAAGCAGGATTCCCCCCAAAA CACCTGCCCTAGTCATTCCAGAGGTGGGCTCCTGATGGAACACTAAACGCCATCAGGACATCACCATCAAACCAGTCTTGTCCCTGGGCTCAGCTGTCCCCCTGCCCCCTTGC ATACCTGCCTCCCAGGAACCACTTGATCACAGGACTAGCAATGAACAGGCAGATCCCTCAGCACCTTGCCTTGCCCCATCTGCTTTGCTGTCCCCTGAGGCCTCACCCTGCTGGAATGACATGAACACTAGGACTCCTTCAGTCAAGCAGCGGTCAGTGCGCTGTTACCAAAAAGCCTGCAGGTCAGCTAGCCCCCCAAGCTGGGGCTGGCAGGGCCTCCGCGGCCACAGCAGCCATTCTGTCAGCTCTGGGTCCAACCGGACCAGCAAAGCatcttcctcttcatcctcaTAATCATCTTCCTCATCCTGATCCCGGTCCATGTCCCTCTCCCCCCCACACAAGAGGTGGCAAAGGTCCAGCTGCAGTTCCTCCGGACGTCCTCGAAGatgctcttcctcttcttcatccttatcatcttcatcttcctcatccTCACCATCCAGTTCCCGAAGCCATTCTCGCTCCCCTTCCCCTCGCAGGAGAAGTGACAGGAGGCTGAGGTACAGTTCTTACCATTCACACGACCATTACCAAAGGCAGAGGGTACTACAGAAGGAGCGTGCAATAGAAGAGAGAAGGGTAGTCTTCATTGGGAAGATACCTGGGCGTATGACTCATTCAGAGCTGAAACAGAGGTTCTCAGTTTTTGGAGAAATTGAGGAATGCACCATCCACTTCCGTGTCCAGGGTGACAACTATGGCTTCGTCACTTACCGATATGCTGAGGAGGCATTTGCAACCATTGAGAGTGGCCACAAGCTGCGGCAACCAGATGAGCAGCCCTTTGATCTTTGCTTTGGGGGCTGCAGGCAGTTCTGCAAGAGAAGCTATTCTGATCTTGATTCCAACCGGGAAGACTTCGACCCTGCACCTATAAAGAGCAAATTTGATTCTCTTGATTTTGACACATTGTTGAAACAGGCCCAGAAGAACCTCTGGAGGTAA